TATGGCCTATGGCTTTATCCTTTCTGACAGTTGTTCACTCATTTTCCAGCCTCTTAAAATAACTTTGGTAACAATttctatgtatatattgttttaGGTTTCTAAGCCCTCTCTCAGCTGTTCCTTTGGTTGCTCTCTCAGGCTTTGGACTTTATGAGTTGGGTTTCCCTGAGGTAATGCATATTTGCTACTATCAAGTATCACCCATAGTTACACGAATTCACTAATTAGGTAGTGTATGGCGTACCAATTCACGAGTACCGCATACTAACGTATCTGCGTACCCAAACGTCATATGTAAAATTTTCACATATAAAATATTTCACATATTTCTTATCGCATACCGAGTATTCGTTCTAGTCCCAAAACATATTACCTTTTATGTAACTATGCTATCAACACATGATCATAATTGGTGTGATTCACACTGTTCATTTTTGCTGCTAAATTTCTAGGTTACAAAATGTGTGGAGATTGGACTGCCAGCAATTCTCTTCCTACTAATATTTTCACAGGTGATTCTGAATGTACTGATGCTAATTTCATTCTTTGCCCAATTGCTTGAGCCATTTATTGCTtcccctttcctttcttttcttcctcttcaagttaaattttaaacattatGTTTCTTAGTAAAATTCATCATGTCTTTGCAGTACATTCCTCATGTGATAAAAGGAGAAAGGTGTATTGTTGATCGCTTTGCAGTTGTATTCACGGTTGCAGTTGTGTGGGTTTATGCTCTTATTCTAACTGTCAGTGGAGCTTACAGAAAGGTAGCACTCACAACAAAAAATTCTTGCAGAACTGATCATGCTGGAATTATAAGTGGTGCTCCTTGGTAAGAATCTTGTAGTTCTGCTAATTACAAAAATTTGGAGTATGCTGATTATCTTGTTGAACCTTAGCTTGTTCTGCCAATCGGATAtccttaaatgaaaaaaaaaaagtgagattGAATTTAGTTAACACCTTTACTGGTGTTACTTACAAAATATGTCTCAATCAGGATTAGAGTCCCATATCCTTTTCAATGGGGAGCTCCTACATTTAATGCTGGAGAAGCTTTTGCTATGATGGCTGCTTCACTTGTTGCCCTAGTAGAGgtttgtttcttgttttgcttgtgttatAGCATATTGTCCTGCATCTAATTTTATCTAGAATCTGTTTCATCTGGTACATTAATAAGCAGAACACTCCACCAGTCTACCTGTTCTCAATTCTTATTGTAATTAACAAATGAAAGGCTATATAGCCTTTAGTAATGGCTGCTTCTCACATAAGTTTCATTGTTCAACAGTCAACAGGTGCTTTCATTGCTGTTTCAAGGTATGCAAGTGCAACTCCTATCCCGCCGGCAGTTCTTAGCCGCGGTGTTGGCTGGCAGGTAAGCATAAATCATGAACTGAATCTATCATTTTACCCATCTAATTTTTGTACCTATCTTTAATATGAAATTACCAATTATAAATTGTTTCCAAACCGGCATTATCAATGTCAATTGTACACTGATGATGCATTGTtgggtttcttctttttcttgatttttgtcAGTTTCATCATTTGTTAtgatcatcattgatggttATTTTCTATGTATCAGGGAGTGGGAATTCTGTTATCTGGGATCTTTGGGACAGGGAATGGATCATCAGTTTCCATGTAAGATTTTAGTCCAACTTCCATGAACTGGAGATACCATTTTCTTGATAGGGTCTGTAATGAAATGAGTGATTGTAACTTGTAAGAATCATCTTTGTCATTTCACAGAGAGAACACTGGACTGTTAGCTTTGACTCGAGACGGTAGCCGAAGGGCTGTTCAGATATCATCTGGATACATGATCTTTTTCTCCATATTTGGTGAGTTCACAAATGCTAGAAAATTCTAAGGTAAACTTTCTCGTTGGTTAACATTTGTACTCTCTGAACTCCTAATATATGCAGGAAAATTTGGAGCTGTGTTTGCTTCAATCCCAGCACCAATATTTCCTTCCTTATATTGCCTTTTCTTTGCTTATGTTGGTATGAATGATCATCTTAAGAAGCTGGATTTTTCTTATCATAATccattcaattataatttattaacctttttcttttcttttcccccACAAAACAGGTTCTGCTGGCCTCAGCTTCCTTCAGTTTTGTAATCTAAACAGTTTTAGAACCAAATTCATCTTGGGGTTCTCTATTTTCATGGGATTCTCCGTACCACAATACTTCCATGAGTACACAGCATTTAAGCTCCATGGTCCTGTACACACTCATGCTAGATGGGTAACCCAACTTCACTCTTTCATTCTAGCT
The Arachis duranensis cultivar V14167 chromosome 5, aradu.V14167.gnm2.J7QH, whole genome shotgun sequence genome window above contains:
- the LOC107488887 gene encoding nucleobase-ascorbate transporter 7; this encodes MAEEGAAAAPPPPKQQQPQPPPVKDQLPNVSYCCNSPPPWPEAILLGFQHYVVMLGTTVLIPASLVPQMGGGNEEKARMIQTLLFVAGINTYIQTLFGTRLPAVIGGSYTFVPTTISIVLATRYDAIADPKEKFERIMRGTQGALIVASTLQIIVGFSGLWRNVVRFLSPLSAVPLVALSGFGLYELGFPEVTKCVEIGLPAILFLLIFSQYIPHVIKGERCIVDRFAVVFTVAVVWVYALILTVSGAYRKVALTTKNSCRTDHAGIISGAPWIRVPYPFQWGAPTFNAGEAFAMMAASLVALVESTGAFIAVSRYASATPIPPAVLSRGVGWQGVGILLSGIFGTGNGSSVSIENTGLLALTRDGSRRAVQISSGYMIFFSIFGKFGAVFASIPAPIFPSLYCLFFAYVGSAGLSFLQFCNLNSFRTKFILGFSIFMGFSVPQYFHEYTAFKLHGPVHTHARWFNDMINVSMSSKAFVGGSLALLLDATLRKKDGQTRKDSGMQWWDRFISFQKDARSAAFYSLPFNLDKFFPSM